The Geotalea uraniireducens Rf4 genome window below encodes:
- the rpmA gene encoding 50S ribosomal protein L27, whose product MAHKKGVGSTRNGRDSDGQRLGCKKFGGEHVKAGNIIYRQHGTKIHPGNNVGLGRDYTLFALIEGVVKFERMGRDRKKVSVYPAN is encoded by the coding sequence ATGGCACATAAAAAAGGCGTCGGCAGTACCAGGAACGGCCGCGATTCAGACGGCCAAAGGCTTGGCTGTAAAAAATTCGGCGGCGAGCATGTCAAAGCCGGCAATATCATCTACCGTCAGCATGGCACCAAGATCCATCCCGGCAACAACGTCGGTTTAGGGCGGGACTATACCCTCTTTGCCCTTATCGAGGGTGTGGTGAAGTTCGAGCGGATGGGACGCGACCGGAAAAAGGTTTCCGTTTACCCCGCCAACTAG
- the obgE gene encoding GTPase ObgE has product MSFIDEVKIHVKSGDGGAGCVSFRREKFIPLGGPDGGDGGKGGNVIVEASPNLSTLLDLRQHPHQKAGRGRNGMGKDRHGAYGADLKMLLPVGTVIKDAETDEVLVDLNEPGMSVVLLKGGRGGQGNARFASSTNKAPKFAQPGEPGEERWLRLELKLMADVGLLGMPSVGKSSLISKISAARPKIADYHFTTLKPNLGVVAYKNYKSFVMADIPGLIEGAHEGAGLGHRFLKHLERTGQLIHILDISWMPDRDPLREYEAINRELALFNPELAEKKQIIVINKIDLPVVKENLATVLPYFEERGLKVFPISAATGEGIPALLDEIARNLWGQAEEEW; this is encoded by the coding sequence ATGAGTTTTATCGATGAAGTGAAAATCCATGTGAAATCAGGGGATGGCGGCGCCGGTTGCGTCTCCTTCCGCCGGGAAAAGTTTATTCCCTTGGGTGGTCCTGACGGCGGTGATGGAGGCAAAGGGGGGAATGTGATTGTTGAGGCTTCCCCGAATCTCTCCACCCTCCTCGATCTGCGCCAGCACCCGCATCAGAAGGCGGGGCGCGGCAGGAACGGTATGGGGAAGGATCGTCACGGCGCCTATGGTGCGGACTTGAAAATGCTCCTGCCGGTTGGCACGGTGATCAAGGATGCTGAAACCGACGAGGTGCTTGTCGACCTGAATGAGCCGGGCATGTCGGTGGTGCTCCTGAAGGGTGGCCGCGGCGGCCAGGGTAATGCCCGCTTTGCCAGCTCCACCAACAAGGCGCCCAAGTTTGCCCAGCCGGGTGAGCCCGGCGAAGAGCGGTGGCTCAGGCTGGAGCTGAAGCTGATGGCCGATGTGGGGCTGCTCGGCATGCCCAGTGTCGGGAAATCATCCCTGATATCCAAGATTTCCGCGGCGCGGCCGAAGATTGCCGACTACCACTTCACCACCCTCAAGCCGAATCTGGGTGTAGTAGCGTACAAGAACTACAAATCGTTCGTCATGGCAGACATTCCCGGCCTCATCGAAGGGGCCCACGAGGGAGCAGGTCTCGGGCACCGTTTCCTCAAGCACCTGGAGCGGACCGGCCAGCTGATTCATATCCTCGATATCTCCTGGATGCCCGACCGCGATCCGCTCCGCGAATACGAGGCGATCAACCGGGAACTGGCACTATTCAATCCTGAACTGGCAGAAAAGAAGCAGATTATCGTTATCAACAAGATCGACCTCCCCGTGGTAAAAGAAAACCTGGCAACCGTTCTCCCCTATTTCGAGGAGCGCGGCCTGAAGGTCTTCCCCATCTCCGCCGCCACCGGCGAGGGGATACCGGCGCTCTTGGACGAGATCGCCCGCAATCTCTGGGGGCAGGCGGAGGAAGAGTGGTAG